From the genome of Streptomyces sp. NBC_01304:
TCGGGGACCGGCCGCGCGCGGCCAACGAGTAGCCGTGGGATCCGCTCTTCGGGGCCTGGCCTGAGCCACTGAGCTGACCAGGGCCGGAACGGATTTCCAAGCACCCCGATCGGGGTGCTAAAGTTTCACTCGTTGCAAGGGCCTGTGGCGCAGTCTGGTAGCGCACCTCGTTCGCATCGAGGGGGTCTGGGGTTCAAATCCCCACAGGTCCACCGCAATTGAAAGCCCCGCCGGATTCGTCCGGCGGGGCTTTCGCATGTGCGGGAGCAAGCTCGGCGGTCGTCTCGATCAGGGCAGGCAGGGCTCGACCAGAGTCGACAGGGGTCTTGACTAGGGCCCGTACATTTGTAGACATGTCCCGTTCTGCCCGACTCGCCATGACTGCCTGCGGTGCCGCGCTCCTCGCGGTCGTCGCGGTGCTCGTCAGCGGCTGCAGCGGTCCGCAGGGGCTGCACGTGCAGGGGCCCGCGATCTCGCCGTCCAAGGTGTCCGGGCCGGTCTACGTCGCCGACGCGCAGGCGCAGCCGCTGCGGCGGCCGACCGCGATAGGGCTGACCGAGTTCGTGACGGTGTCCGAGCTGCGCTGGGGGAGCTGGGGCGACGGCACCGCGCATGCCACCGGGAAGCTCAGCGGGATGTGGTGTCTGCCCGAGTGCGGCGAGAAGCCGTACGAGGTGAACGTGACGCTGAGCGCGCTCGAGAAGCAGGAGCGCGTCGCCTACTACCGGCGGGCGACGGTCGAGCCGGTGCACCCCGAGGACCTGCCGAAGAACGCGGTGAACGTGCAGCTGCGCGGCATCCGACTCTCCGTTCCGGCGTTCTGAGCGGGCGGTCGGGCGATCCATGGGACTGCGAACGAAGATCGGTGTGGCCATCGCGGGCACCGCTGCGGTGGTGTCCGTGGTGATGGGGCTCCTGGTGCACCACCGGACGGTGAACGCCCAGTTCGAGACGGCCACCGGGCAGATCGGGGACCGGCTCGCGACCGCCGTGCAGGATCATGCGGCGGGCGTCGACGGGGCCAACACCCTGATCAATCCGCCGGATCTGCCGAAGCCGCTCGGTGAGGCCGTGCAGAAGGGCAAATGGGCGGTCTATCTCGACCCGGGCACCCAGGGCACGCCGTGGCTGTGGGCCGCGAGCAAGGAGGGCGACTCCGTCGTCGCGCTGCGCCGGCCCTACACCCGCGAGGACACGACCGTGCGGGAGCTGGACCGGGTCCTTTGGGTCGCGGGCGGGCTCGGCACCGGGCTCGCCATCGTGGCGGGGCTGCTCGTCGCGACGCGGCTCGGGCGGCGGCTCACCGCCTCCGCGGACACCGCGCAGCGCATCGCGGACGGCGATCTGACGGCGCGCCTCGAACTGCACGGCAAGGACGAGATCACCAAGCTGACCACCGCCGTGAACACCATGGCCGACGCCCTGTCCGGCCGGCTGCAAGCCGAGCGCGAGGTGACGGCGAACATCGCGCACGAGCTGCGTACGCCCGTCGCGGGGATGGTGACCGCGGCCGGGCTGCTGCCGGCCGGGCGGCCGTCCGAGCTGGTGCAGGGGAGCGCGCAGCGGCTGCGGGAGCTCGTCGACGATGTCATTGAAGTGGCGCGGCTCGATGTGTCGACGGAGCAGGCCGAGACGGAGGTACGGGAGTTCGGCGCGCTCGTCCGCAAGGCCGTCGGGGCCGTGGCGGGAGAGGAGCGCGGGGTCACCGTCGATGTCGTCGAGGACACCGAGGTGGAGACCGATCCGCGCCGGGTCGAGCGGGTCCTGGCCAACCTGGTCAGCAATGCGCTGCGGCACGGGGCGGCGCCGGTGCGCGTCGAGGTCGAGGGCGCGGTGGTGCGGGTGCGCGACAGCGGGCCCGGCTTCCCCGCCGCCCTGCTCGCGGGCGGGCCCCAGCGGTTCCGTACCGGGGCCCGCGAGAACGGGCTGGGGCTCGGGCTGACCATCGCGCGGGGGCAGGCGCAGGTGCTCGGGGCCCGGCTGCGCTTCGAGAACCCCGAGGGCGGCGGGGCGCTGGCGGTGCTCGACTTGCGCGCTGCCCGGACTCCTTAGCCGCCCAGACCCCGAAGCCGATCAGACCCAAAGCCGATCAGACTCCGAAGCTGATCAGACTCCTAAGCCGCTCAGAGCAGCAGCTTCGAGAAGCAGCGGCTCTCCTCGTGGAATCGGTAGTGGCCGAACTTGGCGCAGGCCGCGTAGCCGCTCGACGTGTAGAGCGCGATCGCCTCGGGCTGCTCCGTGCCCGTCTCCGCGGCCATCCGGGTCCGGCCTGCCGCGCGGGCGTCGGCCTCCAGGGCGGCCAGGATGCGGCGGGCCAGGCCCAGACCGCGGGCCTCGGGGACCACGTACATGCGCTTGAGCTCGGCGTCGCCGTCCGAGTAGCCGTCCTCGCCCGCGTCCTGGGTGCGCCAGCCGCCGGTCGCGAGGGGCCGGTCCTGATCGTCGTACGCGATCAGATAGAGCCCGAGCGGCGGCTCGAACATGGCCGGGTCGAGCGGGGTGACATCGCCCTCTTCCTCGCCGTGCTGCTGGTAGCGCTCGATGTACTCGAGCTGCACCTGGTCGTTGAGCTTGACGGCGTCGGGGTGGTCGAACGGGACCGGGCGTATCTCCATGCGGAAATCGTATGCGGGTGGGCCGGTACCGTGTCGGGGTGCTGACTGTGACCTCTGTGAACGTGAACGGGCTCCGTGCCGCCGCCAAGAAGGGCTTCGTCGAGTGGCTGGCCGCCACCGATGCCGACGCCGTCTGCCTGCAGGAAGTGCGGGCCGAGGCCGAGCAGCTGCCCGAGGGGGTGCGGGCGCCGGAGGGCTGGCACGTGGTGCACGCCCCGGCCGCGGCCAAGGGGCGGGCGGGGGTCTCGCTGTACACGCGCCGCGAGCCCGACCGCGTACAGATCGGATTCGGTTCCGAGGAGTTCGACTCCAGCGGGCGGTACGTCGAGGTGGATCTGCCCGGCGTCACGGTCGCGAGCCTCTATCTGCCCTCGGGCGAGGTCGGGACCGAGCGGCAGGACGAGAAGGAGCGGTTCATGGCCGAGTTCTTCACGTACCTGAAGGCGCTCAAGGTGCGGGCCGCCGCGGACGGCCGCGAGGTCGTGGTCTGCGGTGACTGGAACATCGCGCACCAGGAGGCCGACCTCAAGAACTGGAAGGGCAACAAGAAGAACGCCGGATTCCTGCCCGAGGAGCGGGAGTGGATGGGGCAGGTCTTTGAGAGTTACGTGGATGTGGTGCGGGCGCTGCATCCGGGGGTTGAGGGGCCGTACTCGTGGTGGTCCTACCGGGGGCGGGCTTTCGACAACGATGCAGGTTGGCGCATCGACTACCAGGTGTGCACGGCCGGCCTCGCCGAGCGCGCGGTCAAGGGCTTCGTGGAGCGGGCCGCGACACATGACGAGCGGTGGTCGGACCACGCTCCGGTGACCGTCGTGTACGACCTTTAGGCGACGTCGCGTACGCCATGTGAAGGCTGGGGCGCAAGAGCGCGAAGTCCGATAGAGGGCTTCCCGCTCCCTGTGCGGCGTGGCAGATTGCCGAGCGCACGGCACGGCCAACTGCCCGTCGTACAGGGGGATTTCATGAACCACTCGTACTCTCGGCGCGCCGTCCTCGGCGGTGCGCTCGGTGTCGGTCTGGCGGCCGCGCTGCCCGCGGCGCCGGCCGGTGCGGCGCCCGCCGGGACGCCGCCCGTGCTCGTCACCGAGCAGGCCTCCAAGCGCATTCTCGTCCTCGACCCGCAGCGCCCCACCTGGGATCCGGCAGCCGATCCGGCCTCCGTGAAGTGGGCGTTCTCGCCGCTCGGGGACCGGCGGTACGCGGATCTGCAGCCGGACGTCAGCTGGGTGTACCCGAGCGAGGCGAAGGTGCGGCGGTACGGCGGGCGCACCTACCTGCTGACCTGCGCGTCGTTCGGGTTCGCCGCGGTCGTGGAGCATCCGACCGGGCGGCGGTACTGGGGCGGGGCGATCGGGCCCGGCGACGACCTGTTCAACCCGCACTCCATGGAGATCCTGCCGGACGGCAATGTGGCGGTCGCCTGCAGCACGGGGGCGCAGGTGAGGCTGTACGCCGCCTCGCAGGGGCCGCGCAACACCACGTACGCGAAAGCCGAGTTGAAGGGTGCGCACGGGTTGCACTGGGACGGGGCGCGCAAGGTCCTGTGGGTGATCGGCGACGACGAGCTGGTGACGTACCGGGTGGGCGGCGGCCGGGCCAAGCCCACGCTCACCCGGACGTACGGGATCGCACTGCCGGGCGAGAAGCCGGGCGGGCACGACCTCTTCCCGGTGGCGGGGCGGCCCGACCGGCTGTGGGTGACGACCAATGCGGCGGTGTTCCAGTACGCGAAGGGCGCCAAGGAGTTCGTGCAGGACTTCGCGGGGGCCGACCGGATCAGCCGCAAGGGCGTCAAGGCGATCGGGAACGATCCCCGGACCGGGCAGGTGGCGAGCACCGTGCCGGAGGGCGGGCTCGGGGAGACCTGGTGGACGCGGAAGGTGACCGTGCATCGGCCGGACTCGGAGTATCTGCTGGTCAACGGCGGGATTTACAAGGCGCGTTGGTGGCTGCCCCGGTAGGCCGGTGCGGGTGGCTCAGCCCTTGTCCCCGGCCCGGTCGGCCGCGATGCGCCGGTCCATCGCCATCGACAGCTCCGCCTCCACGACCGCCTTCGCCAGCGGGCGCAGCTTGTCCATGTCGGCGTCCGCCTTGTACTCGTGGACGGTCGTGAGGAACAGCTCGGCGAGCGCGTCCGCGTGCTCGCGCACCCGGCGGCCCGCCGTCATCACCGCGGCGAGCGGGACGCCCTCGCGGACGAGCTGCGCCGAGACCTCCAGGAGGCGGCGGCTGATGTGCACGATCTCGTCGCCGTCCGTGCCGATGTAGCCGAGGTCGAGTGCGGCCTGGAGGTTCTCCGGGGTGACCTCGCCCTCGAAGTAGTCGGCCAGCTCCTCGGGGGTGAGGCGGACCGGGGTCTCCTCGGTGGGCTCGCCGGTCAGGCCGAGGAGTTCGCCGACGTCCCGGCCGTGCTCGAAGGCGTCGGTCAGCTCGGCGATCGCGGTCAGGGTGTGGCCGCGCTCCAGGAGGCCGGTGATGGTGCGCAGGCGGGCCAGGTGGTGCTCGTCGTACCAGGCGATGCGGCCCTCGCGGCGGGGCGGCGGGATCAGCTTGCGCTCCCGGTAGAAGCGCAGGGTGCGCACGGTGATGCCGGCCTCCTCGGCCAGCTCTTCCATGCGGTACTCGCGTACGGCCCCGTCTGCGCTCATGACCGAACCCTATGTTGTACCGCCGGTAACATTCCCGGGCTTACCCCCTACCGCTCGGTATGTTGCTGCTCTAGTCTCCCCATTGCGCCAGTAGTTACTGGCAGAGTCGTGAGGTTCGGGAGGCGGCGGCATGGCCGAGCACGAGCGGGAGCGCGAGCACGTACGGGTGGCGGTGATCGGGTCCGGGTTCGGTGGCCTCGGGGCCGCCGTGCGGCTGCGCCGTGAGGGCATCACCGACTTCGTCGTCCTGGAGCGGGCGGGCGCGGTCGGCGGGACCTGGCGGGACAACAGCTACCCGGGCTGCGCCTGCGACGTGCCCTCGCACCTGTACTCGTTCTCCTTCGCGCCCAACCCGGACTGGCCGCGCACCTTCTCCGGGCAGGAGCGCATCCAGGAGTACCTGGAGCACGTCGCGGACACCTTCCGGCTGCGCCCGCACATCCGCCTCAACTCCGAGGTGAAGCAGATGCGTTGGGACGCCGAGGAGCTGCGCTGGGAGATCGAGAGCAGCAGCGGCTCGCTGACCGCCGATGTCGTCGTCTCCGCCACCGGGCCGCTCTCCGACCCCAAGGTCCCGGACATCGCGGGGCTCGACACCTTCGAGGGCAAGGTCTTCCACTCGGCCCGCTGGGACCACGACTACGACCTCAGCGGCAAGCGCGTCGCGATGATCGGGACCGGGGCCTCCGCGATCCAGATCGTGCCGGCCATCCAGAAGGAGGTCGGCAGGCTCACGCTGTTCCAGCGGACGCCGCCGTGGGTGATGCCGCGCGCCGACCGTGCGATCACCGCGCCCGAGCGCTGGCTGCACCGGCAGCTGCCGTTCACCACCGCCGCCCGGCGCGGAATCCTGTGGGGCATACGGGAGTTGCAGGTCCAGGCCTTCACCAAGCGGCCGAACGAGCTGGGCATGATCGAGGCGATAGCCAAGCGGAACATGGGCCGGGCCATCAAGGACCCGGAGCTGCGCCGCAAGCTGACGCCCGACTACCGCATCGGCTGCAAGCGGATCCTGCTGTCGAACACGTACTATCCGGCGCTCGCCCAGCCCAATGTGGACGTCGTGGCCAGCGGGTTGAGCGAGATCCGCGGGAACACCCTGGTCGCCGCCGACGGCACCGAGACCGAGGTCGACGCGATCATCTTCGGCACCGGCTTCCACGTCACGGACATGCCGATCGCGGACCGCGTCATCGCCGACGACGGCACGACGCTCGCCGAGTCCTGGAAGGACGGCATGAACTCGCTGCGCGGCGCCACCGCGGCGGGCTTCCCCAACTGGATGACCATCATCGGGCCCAACACCGGCCTCGGGAACTCCTCGATGATCCTGATGATCGAGTCCCAGCTGAACTACATGGCCGACTACATGCGGCAGTTGGACGTCCTCGGGGGGAAGGCGGCCCTCGCCGTACGGCCGTCCGCCGTGGGTGCGTGGAACCGGCGGGTCCAGGAACGTATGAAGCGGACCGTCTGGAACACCGGCGGCTGCAACAGCTGGTACCTCGACGCGAACGGCGTCAACACCACCATCTGGCCGGGTACCACGACAGAGTTCCGCAAGGCGACGCGGCAGGTCGACCTCGCCGAGTACGAGGTGGTGCGGCCGACCGAGAAGTCCACGAAGGACGTGGCCGTCGAGACCAAGTCGCCGGCCAAGAAGGCGCGTACGAAGAAGGCCGAGGCGGCGGCATGAGCAGGCTGATGCATGTGACGACCGGGCCGTACGCACCGCCGCCCGCCGCGCGCGAGCTGACGGCCGTGTCCGCCGACGGGTCCCGGCTGTACGTCGAGGTGCACGGTCCCGAGGGGGCGCCCGCCGTGGTGCTCGCGCACGGGTGGACCTGTTCGACGGCCTTCTGGGCCGCGCAGATACGGGAGTTGGCGGTCGACCACCGCGTCATCGCGTACGACCAGCGCGGGCACGGGCGCAGTCCGGCGCGCGCCTCGGCCGCCGGGTACAGCACGACGGCGCTCGCCGACGACCTGGAGGCGGTGCTCGCCACCGCGCTCGAACCCGGCGAGCGGGCCGTGCTCGCGGGGCACTCCATGGGTGGCATGACGATGATGGCGGCCGCGGGGCGCGGCAAGTTCAAGGAGCATGCGGCGGCGGTGCTGCTTTGCAGCACGGGCGGCTGGGACCTGACCGCCGAGTCGCGCGTCGTGCCGCTCAAGGCCGGGCGGCTGCGGACCCGGCTCACCCGGGCCGTGCTCGGGTCGAAGGCGCCGCTCGGACCCGTGACGCCGGTGGCCAGGCGGATTCTGCGGTACGCCACGATGGGGCCCGGCTCGTCCCGGGACAAGATCGAGGCATGCGCCCGCATTGTGCACGCCTGCCCGCGCATGGTGCGCTATGGGTGGTCGCATGTCCTGGCCGAGCTCGAACTCTCGTCGGGCGTGCGGGAGTTGACGATGCCTACCGCGGTGCTCGTCGGTACGGCGGACCGGATGACGCCGCCCGTGCACGCCCGCGCCCTGGTGGCCGCGCTGCCGAGTTGCGTGGGCAGCACCGAGCTGGCCGGGCTCGGGCACATGACGCCGGTCGAGGCGCCGGAAGCGGTCAGCGCGGCGATTCGTGAGCTGGTCGGTACGTACGTAACTGTCAGGGAGGGCGCATGAGCAAGGTCAGCCTGGAAGGTCAGGTCGCGGTCGTCACGGGGGCCGCGCGGGGCGTGGGCGAACTGCTCGCCCGCAAGCTGTCGGCGCGGGGTGCGAAGGTCGCGCTGGTCGGGCTCGAGCCCGATGCGATGAAGCAGGTCTCCGAGCGGCTGCACACCGAGAGCGACACCTGGTACGCGGATGTCACCGACCATGAGGCGATGGCGCGGGTGGCCCAGGAGGTCAAGGCGCGCTTCGGCAAGGTCGACATCGTGGTGGCCAACGCGGGGGTCGCGTCGGGCGGGCCCTTCGTGGACTCCGACCCCGAGGCGTGGCGGCGGGTGATCGAGGTCAATCTGATCGGCGGGGCCGTGACGGCTCGGGCGTTCCTGCCCGTGCTGATGGAGTCGCGGGGGTACTTCCTGCAGATAGCTTCGCTTGCCGCCATTACGCCGGCACCGATGATGACCGCGTACTGCGCGTCGAAGTCCGGGGTCGAGGCGTTCGCGCACTCGTTGCGGGCGGAGGTCGGGTACAAGGGGGTGCGGGTCGGGGTCGGGTATCTGTCGTGGACCGACACGGACATGGTGCGCGGGGCCGACCAGGACGATGTGATGCGGGAGCTTCGGCAGCGGTTGCCGTGGCCTTCCAACAAGACGTATCCGCTGGGGCCTGCGGTCGACCGGATCGTTGCGGGGATCGAGCGGCGGTCTCCGCATGTGTACGCGCAGTGGTGGCTGCGGGGGATGCAGTCCATGCGGGGGTACTTGCCGGGGATCATCGCGACCGTGGGGGTGCGCGAGATGAAGCGGTTCGAGCCTCGGCTCGGGAGCGTGAGCAAGGGGTTGGTGGGCGAGGGGGGTGCGGCGGACGAGAAGGCGCGTACCGGGGCCTGACCTTCGACGGGGTGCGGCACCGGGGTGGGCGTAGCCATACGTTCAGCGCACTCGGCGCCTTCGTGCCGCGCCCACCCGTGCCGCCCTGCGGCACGATTGCCCGCTGCGGGAACAGCGGGAGCGGCCGCAACGGCGGGAACAGCGGGAGCGGCCGCAACGGCGGGAATAGCCGGAGCGGCCGCAACAGCGGTAACAGCGGTGCAAGTTGAGGGGCGTACCCGGGTTGTGGGTACGCCCCTCAATGGCTGCGCAGTGTGCGGTGCGCGGTCAGTTCGTCAGGAGTCGTAGTCCTGGTTGAACTTGTCGGCCTGCTCCTGGGCGGCGCTCTTCGCGTCGTCCGCGAGGCCCGACGAGCGCTCGCTCGCCTCTTCGGCCGCGCCCTGCGCCTTGTCCTGCAGGTCCTGGCCGGCCTGCGAGGCGCGGTCGCTCGCCTGGTCGGCGGCGTCCTGCCCGGCGTCCTTGGCGGAGCCGAACTTCTCCTTCGCCTGGTCCTGCAGCTGGTCGGCCTTGTCCTTGAACTGGTCCATGATGCCCATGAAGGTTCACTCCTAAGAGGGTGAGGGGTTTCGGGCCGCAACCAGCGTGGCATGCGAGGACATTCCGCGCATTTTGAAAGATTCCGGTGCGTGATCCAGGGCGTACCTGCCCACTGCGCAGCGTGGTCTGCGCAGGTCAGCGCGGTGGAAGTTTCGGTCGGCGACGATCCGGAACCGCCGAGTAGTCCGGCGGGACCGCCGCCGGGTGCTCGGCGAGCAGGTCGAGCGCGACCTGTACCGCGTCGTCCAACTGGGCGTGCCGGCCCTCGGCCCAGTCCAGGGGGGTGCGCAGGACTTCGATGTCGGGCTCGACGCCGTGGTTCTCCACGGACCAGCCGAGCTCGCCGTCGAACCACGCCGCGTTCATCGGCACCGTGATGATGGTCCCGTCCCCGAGCCGGTGCCGACCCG
Proteins encoded in this window:
- a CDS encoding MerR family transcriptional regulator produces the protein MEELAEEAGITVRTLRFYRERKLIPPPRREGRIAWYDEHHLARLRTITGLLERGHTLTAIAELTDAFEHGRDVGELLGLTGEPTEETPVRLTPEELADYFEGEVTPENLQAALDLGYIGTDGDEIVHISRRLLEVSAQLVREGVPLAAVMTAGRRVREHADALAELFLTTVHEYKADADMDKLRPLAKAVVEAELSMAMDRRIAADRAGDKG
- a CDS encoding sensor histidine kinase; this translates as MGLRTKIGVAIAGTAAVVSVVMGLLVHHRTVNAQFETATGQIGDRLATAVQDHAAGVDGANTLINPPDLPKPLGEAVQKGKWAVYLDPGTQGTPWLWAASKEGDSVVALRRPYTREDTTVRELDRVLWVAGGLGTGLAIVAGLLVATRLGRRLTASADTAQRIADGDLTARLELHGKDEITKLTTAVNTMADALSGRLQAEREVTANIAHELRTPVAGMVTAAGLLPAGRPSELVQGSAQRLRELVDDVIEVARLDVSTEQAETEVREFGALVRKAVGAVAGEERGVTVDVVEDTEVETDPRRVERVLANLVSNALRHGAAPVRVEVEGAVVRVRDSGPGFPAALLAGGPQRFRTGARENGLGLGLTIARGQAQVLGARLRFENPEGGGALAVLDLRAARTP
- a CDS encoding GNAT family N-acetyltransferase, which encodes MEIRPVPFDHPDAVKLNDQVQLEYIERYQQHGEEEGDVTPLDPAMFEPPLGLYLIAYDDQDRPLATGGWRTQDAGEDGYSDGDAELKRMYVVPEARGLGLARRILAALEADARAAGRTRMAAETGTEQPEAIALYTSSGYAACAKFGHYRFHEESRCFSKLLL
- a CDS encoding SDR family oxidoreductase yields the protein MSKVSLEGQVAVVTGAARGVGELLARKLSARGAKVALVGLEPDAMKQVSERLHTESDTWYADVTDHEAMARVAQEVKARFGKVDIVVANAGVASGGPFVDSDPEAWRRVIEVNLIGGAVTARAFLPVLMESRGYFLQIASLAAITPAPMMTAYCASKSGVEAFAHSLRAEVGYKGVRVGVGYLSWTDTDMVRGADQDDVMRELRQRLPWPSNKTYPLGPAVDRIVAGIERRSPHVYAQWWLRGMQSMRGYLPGIIATVGVREMKRFEPRLGSVSKGLVGEGGAADEKARTGA
- a CDS encoding exodeoxyribonuclease III, with product MRVGRYRVGVLTVTSVNVNGLRAAAKKGFVEWLAATDADAVCLQEVRAEAEQLPEGVRAPEGWHVVHAPAAAKGRAGVSLYTRREPDRVQIGFGSEEFDSSGRYVEVDLPGVTVASLYLPSGEVGTERQDEKERFMAEFFTYLKALKVRAAADGREVVVCGDWNIAHQEADLKNWKGNKKNAGFLPEEREWMGQVFESYVDVVRALHPGVEGPYSWWSYRGRAFDNDAGWRIDYQVCTAGLAERAVKGFVERAATHDERWSDHAPVTVVYDL
- a CDS encoding DUF6528 family protein → MNHSYSRRAVLGGALGVGLAAALPAAPAGAAPAGTPPVLVTEQASKRILVLDPQRPTWDPAADPASVKWAFSPLGDRRYADLQPDVSWVYPSEAKVRRYGGRTYLLTCASFGFAAVVEHPTGRRYWGGAIGPGDDLFNPHSMEILPDGNVAVACSTGAQVRLYAASQGPRNTTYAKAELKGAHGLHWDGARKVLWVIGDDELVTYRVGGGRAKPTLTRTYGIALPGEKPGGHDLFPVAGRPDRLWVTTNAAVFQYAKGAKEFVQDFAGADRISRKGVKAIGNDPRTGQVASTVPEGGLGETWWTRKVTVHRPDSEYLLVNGGIYKARWWLPR
- a CDS encoding alpha/beta fold hydrolase, which produces MSRLMHVTTGPYAPPPAARELTAVSADGSRLYVEVHGPEGAPAVVLAHGWTCSTAFWAAQIRELAVDHRVIAYDQRGHGRSPARASAAGYSTTALADDLEAVLATALEPGERAVLAGHSMGGMTMMAAAGRGKFKEHAAAVLLCSTGGWDLTAESRVVPLKAGRLRTRLTRAVLGSKAPLGPVTPVARRILRYATMGPGSSRDKIEACARIVHACPRMVRYGWSHVLAELELSSGVRELTMPTAVLVGTADRMTPPVHARALVAALPSCVGSTELAGLGHMTPVEAPEAVSAAIRELVGTYVTVREGA
- a CDS encoding flavin-containing monooxygenase yields the protein MAEHEREREHVRVAVIGSGFGGLGAAVRLRREGITDFVVLERAGAVGGTWRDNSYPGCACDVPSHLYSFSFAPNPDWPRTFSGQERIQEYLEHVADTFRLRPHIRLNSEVKQMRWDAEELRWEIESSSGSLTADVVVSATGPLSDPKVPDIAGLDTFEGKVFHSARWDHDYDLSGKRVAMIGTGASAIQIVPAIQKEVGRLTLFQRTPPWVMPRADRAITAPERWLHRQLPFTTAARRGILWGIRELQVQAFTKRPNELGMIEAIAKRNMGRAIKDPELRRKLTPDYRIGCKRILLSNTYYPALAQPNVDVVASGLSEIRGNTLVAADGTETEVDAIIFGTGFHVTDMPIADRVIADDGTTLAESWKDGMNSLRGATAAGFPNWMTIIGPNTGLGNSSMILMIESQLNYMADYMRQLDVLGGKAALAVRPSAVGAWNRRVQERMKRTVWNTGGCNSWYLDANGVNTTIWPGTTTEFRKATRQVDLAEYEVVRPTEKSTKDVAVETKSPAKKARTKKAEAAA